A region from the Gemmatimonadota bacterium genome encodes:
- a CDS encoding ATP-binding cassette domain-containing protein, whose product MNGAAPLVRVRDLAVHFPIRRGLLRRQVGAIRAVDGVDLDIRAGETLGLVGESGSGKSTTGRALLRLQPATSGTVEFDGVDLASLAPPALRRLRRDMQIVFQDPMASLNPRRTVGDTVREPLDIHALGTPAERRARTQVLLERVGLDPAFASRYPHEFSGGQRQRVGIARALATGPRFVVADEPISALDVSIQAQIVNLLADLKEDLGLTYLFIAHDLAMVRHLSDRVAILYLGRVAEIGPTRAVFDAPRHPYTRALLSSIPIPDPSRRARSAPLVPGELPDPAHPPAGCRFHPRCPLATDLCRRQAPVLTPTSPQGEGHQAACHHSE is encoded by the coding sequence ATGAACGGCGCTGCGCCGTTGGTCCGCGTGCGCGACCTCGCCGTGCACTTCCCCATCCGGCGGGGTCTCCTGCGGCGGCAGGTCGGTGCCATTCGCGCGGTGGATGGAGTCGACCTCGACATCCGGGCCGGCGAGACGCTGGGCCTGGTCGGCGAGAGCGGCTCCGGGAAGTCGACGACGGGGCGCGCCTTGTTGCGCTTGCAGCCCGCGACGTCCGGTACGGTGGAGTTCGACGGTGTCGACCTGGCCTCGCTGGCGCCCCCAGCGCTGCGGCGCCTGCGGCGCGACATGCAGATCGTCTTCCAGGACCCGATGGCGTCTCTGAACCCACGTCGCACGGTGGGTGATACCGTGCGGGAGCCGCTCGACATCCACGCCCTGGGCACGCCGGCGGAGCGCAGGGCCCGGACGCAGGTGCTGCTCGAGAGAGTAGGGCTGGATCCGGCTTTCGCTTCCCGCTATCCGCACGAGTTCTCCGGAGGCCAGCGGCAACGCGTGGGCATCGCTCGAGCCCTGGCCACCGGTCCGCGCTTCGTGGTGGCGGACGAGCCCATCTCGGCGCTGGACGTCTCCATCCAGGCCCAGATCGTCAACCTGCTCGCCGACCTGAAGGAGGACTTGGGCCTCACCTACCTCTTCATCGCCCACGATCTCGCCATGGTGCGGCACCTGAGTGACCGGGTGGCCATCCTCTATCTCGGTCGGGTAGCCGAGATCGGGCCCACACGCGCAGTGTTCGACGCCCCACGCCACCCCTACACGCGAGCCCTGCTCTCGTCGATCCCGATCCCCGACCCCTCCCGTCGGGCGCGCTCGGCACCGTTGGTTCCCGGTGAACTCCCCGATCCGGCCCATCCGCCGGCGGGGTGTCGGTTCCACCCGCGCTGCCCGCTGGCCACCGACCTCTGTCGCCGCCAGGCCCCCGTTCTGACCCC